The genomic DNA tggtcattgatccattgactatttaggagtgtgttgttaagcctccatgtatttgtgagtttttttgctttctttgtacaatttatttctagttttatacctttgtgctctgaagagttggttggtagaatttcaatcttttggaatttactgaggctctttttctggcctagtatgtggtctattctggagaatgttccatgtgcacttgagaagaatgtgtatcttgttgcttttgggtgtagagttctatagatgtgtattaggtccatctgttctagtgtgttgctcagtgcctctgtgtccttatttattttctctctggtggatctgtcctttggagtcaatGGTGTGttcaaatctcctaaaatgaatgtattacattctatttcctcctttagatctgttagtatttgtttcacatatgctggtgctcctttgttgggtgcatagatatttataatggttatatccccttgttggactgagccctttatcattatgtaatgtccttctttatctcttgtgactttctttgttttgaagtctattttgtctgatactagtactgcaacacctgcttttttctccctattgtttgcatgaaatatctttttccatcccttgacttttagtctgtgcatgtctttgggtttaaggtgagtctcttgtaagcagcatatagatggttcttgtttttttatccattcagtaactctgtgtcttttgattggtgcattcactccatttacatttaggtatgtacttattgtattatatcgataggtatgtacttattgccatttcaggctttacattcgtggttaccaaaggttccaggttactttccttactctctaagattctaacttaactcacttaatatgctgttacaaacacaatctaaaggttcttttctatttctcctcctttttctttctccctcattttttacatattagatatcaaattctgtactttttgtctatcccttgattgactttggggatagtcaatttaattttgcatttgcctcacaatcagctgctccaccctccctaccttggttttactacctctggtgacagctatccaaccctaggaacacttccatctatagcagtccctccaaaatagactgcagagatgtttTGTGGTAGGTAAACTCTCTCATgttttgcttatatggaaattgtttaatccctccttcaaatttaaatgataattttgctggataaagtaatcttggttccaggcccttctgcttcatggcattaaatacatcatgccactcccttctggcctgtaaggtttctgctgagaagtctgatgttagcctgatgggctttcatttgtatgtgatcttatttctgcctctggctgcttttaacagtctgtctttatcctggatctttcccattttaatcactatgtgtcttggtgttgtcttctttgggtcctttgtattgggagatctgtggatctctatggcctgacagactatgtccttccccagattggttaagttttcagcaattacctcctcacaggcactttctatccctttctctctcttcttcttcttctggtatccctataatgtgaatattgtcctgcttggattggtcacacagttctctcaatattctttcatttttagagatccttttttatctctgtgcctcagcttctttgtattcctcttctctagtttctatttcatttattgtctccactgtatccaaactgcttttagtaccctccttcgtgctcttcagtgattggatctccaacctaaattcattcctgacttcttggatgtctttctgtacctccattagaatgttgatgatttttattttgaactccctttcagggagAATTACGAGGCCcttatcattttattctttcttgggagttgtattaataattttactctggacaaggttcctttggcatttcatgtttgtatatggtgccttcTAGTGTCCAGGAGCTGTAGTCTCTGGAtctgctcagctcctgaagcaatgtcgggggtcgcaggggagccgTACTGGTGCCTTTGGGGtaagaaagagctgttccctgcttcctggctgctgtgcctgtctcactgcttgagccagtgggccaggcacacaggtataagtttttgtcccagagcagccggatatggatccctgctttccacaagctgctggaatcccagtctccccaggaactctgcctgtattaactttccaacctgatagtcatgcgagtcttatgaaagcaccatgaaatttaggtttgtgctcccagagtagaactccagagctaggtattcagcagtcccaagcctttcactccctcactgttccatttcttttcctgctgccggtgatctggggtgggggtagggctcgggtcctgcggagccacagctctggtatgttaccctgttcgctgaggtctgctcttttctccaggtgtgtgcagtctgacgccgtcctctttcctgttgctctcttaggattagttgcaccaactatattttctaattgtatccagttttaggaggaagcctctgtttctcctctcatgctgccatctttccaGATACTCTTCAGTGTATGCTTGTATTCTTACATTATGTatgctttgaaaatttttttccctGTCTAGTTGATTTCAAGCTGCTTGAGATTCAAATTTCATGGCTCCCAGATATTCAAAGATTAATATAGCATTGTGCATGGTTGATTATATTAGTCTGATCAAGGCATTTTATATGCCAGCTGCACTTGATACAAGACACACTAGAGCTAAGTAATAATATATGCAGGAAGGACAGTTGGTATAGCCCAAAgatcaaaagtttttaaatactGCATATCTGAGATATAATCAgagctctgccacttattagatGTGGCCTTGAACAAGCTGTTTATTGTTTATGCTCTAATTTCGTCATCTGActaaaaaaaccccacaactcTTATAATTCTGAATGAGAATTAATGTCATAATTTAGTCCTGAATCTAATTCATACTAAAAAAGGACCAACGTCATTTCTTCCCTTTTGGGTGGAAAGCTTTGTGAGTCCACTACAAATTAAACatatttgtgtttgtttctttaattGAAAACAACTAAGATTATTAAACAACTTAAAACTATTGCCATTATGAAAACAGGATTTGAAAGTTCTGGTAACTGTCTCTTTAGTTAGAAGAAGGATGTGctagataaaatatatttcttttgtgGCCATcagattttatctttttctgGAGTGGATGAACAAAGAAGGTAAGATTTATCTAGCTATTGCTAAGAACCCTAAAGCAACACACTGCttccataataaaaatacatttttgtgaaaaatttCTCTATCAATGGAGATTTTCAGATAGTGTGTGAATGATCCTCTGTAAGAATGGACAGTTTTCATGTGGCAGATTAAGAACATCACAGCAGACCTAAGTACCACTGGCAGGGATGAATGAGAGTTATAAGGAACAATTGTCAGCAATAAATTTATTTGTATTAACTTGAAGTAACGACACTAACCATTCACTGCATATAGAGTGTTAAGACATCACATTCCAAAGAATATTATTATTGGCAGATGCCATCTGTGGCTATAATTATTTTCAATAGGGGATGTGAACTGACAAATGAATGGTTACTGAGATATTTAATTATTGAATATATCTGAGTACTTTCCTTTATATGACTTATCATTCTATACCTGTAACAAATCTACCTTTTTACTGGAGCAGTATCTGGAATGGACTAAGAGTCTTTTCACAGTGGAGCAGGGACCAAAAGAGAAGCTAACCTCTTCAGTTATGGGAAGAAACTGCTGTTGGACAGAATATAGCatgttgttttggaaaggaagagatgTGTACTGTGTTTTCTGACTCCTGTGAATATCTATAAATCTCTGTACATGTTTGCCAAGGTGTTTTGGCTACCTTGTAATCTCTAGAGAAAAACCTAATTCACAAAATTAAGAATAGACTGTGTGTTTGAGAGCTGCTATGATATTCTTCTAATCGTATCTAGTACATAATGTGGGTAGTACCCCTGGAAAATAATTATTGGTGAGAAATAATAGAGAACTTTGGAGAGGAGGTAGACACTGAAGAATCACTTATGATGGAGGTGAAAGAAAGTTGGCTTTGGCAAATTCTATTTTCCAGGCATGGTTATACTTGTATCTTCCATATCACATACTCTTCTGTCATGTGATCTTGCCACTCTACCATCACAAATGAACTCTTCTTTATACCTTTCCATAAGTTTAAGACCCTGCAACTACTATGAACAGATCATGGATActtataaatgtttatttccaTTAGGATTATTTTCCATGATATATAATTTGTATCAATGAAATATATGAAACATAAGTgtgaaagaaaaatcattaaatcAACCAAAATCTCTGGGTACCTATTTTTGCACATCATTCTTAAGAATATATGCCTAAATGAATTTTTacttcatttgaaaaaaatgctTCAATTTATGTTATGTGCTGCTATTAAACAATACAATTAACAATGAAGTGTTCTCCAATTTTATTACTTGCATAAGCTTTGGGGAGGGTTCTGGTCATGAGGGTTTCATAACAACTACATTCTAATGGAAAGAACATGCCCGAATTACATTCCCACACTGCCTGAACCCTTCTGTTGTCTGGTTCTTTCTTTCCCCATGAGGCCCAGATCTGGCAGGAATTACCTGTACCTCCAGCCTAACATGATTTTCAATTCCATATGACAGGTCTCCTGTCAACCTCAGGTATCAACCTCATTCTCCGTGACAGTGGAGGATCCGCAGCACCCACTTCCGCATTTGTTTGGTCCGGGCCCCATAAATCAAGGGGTTGACCATTGGAGGCACAAGGAAGTAGAGATTATCAATGATAATCTGTAGATGGGGAGCCATATGGTAGCCTAAAATCTGGGCCAGGACAGAGAAGACCACAGGAGAATAAAAGAGAGCAATAACGCAAAGATGAGAGCCACATGTGCTGAAAGCTTTGCCCCGTGCTTCCCAAGAGGGTATCTGAAAGACAGCACCAAGAATCAGCCCATAGGACAGAATGATAAAAAACAGATCAAACCCCACAGATGCTACAATGACCATGAGGCCATAGACAATGTGGTTAGAGATGTCTCCGCAGGCTATCTGCACTACGGCCATGTAGGCACAGTAAGAGTAAGCAATGATGTGAGTTTGGAAGCTTTCCAGTCTTTTCACCAGGATGGGTGCTGGGGTGAGCACGGTCACCGCTCTTGCCAGGACAGCCAGTGCCATCTTCGCAAGCATGGTGTTGGCAAGGATGGTTGCATATCTCAGAGGATGCCAGATTGCCACAAATCTGTCAAAAGCCATGGCCAGGAGGATCCCAGACTCCATGACataaaaggaagggatgaaaaacaTCTGTGTAAGGCAGGCGTTGAAGCTAATTTCTTTGGCATTCATCCAGAAGATACCCAGCATGCGGGGCACAGTGACGCTAACCAGGGACAGGTCAACAATTGACAGCAAGGCCAGCAGGAGAAACATGGGCTCATGAAGGCTCTTCTCTACCCAGATGATGCATAAGATGGTGGAATTCCCAATGACTGTAATGACAAATCCCAAAAAAAAAGGCACCGAGAACCAGCCATGGGAAGATTCCAGGCCAGGAATTCCAGCCAGGACAAATACCAAGGGCTGAGGAATGGAATTGTTGCAGGAGGGCATAACCTGGGCTCCTCAAGGTATGAttctaaagagaaagaaacaagggGCGTTTTGAAATCACTGCATCATTTGCACCTCAATTCTAGCTATGATAGTAGTTTAGAGTGATAGTCACACTTACATTATATAAactaatgaacaaatgaatacttCAGCTACTTGGAGTTAGGTGGGAGATAACCCTAGGCTACTTTTCTGTACAAGAGGGAGAGCAGTCTCCAAGGATAAATTCTCAATACAAGACATGTCAACTCCATAGTTTAGATTCTCCTGTGGCTCTGATCCTTTTTCAATGTGAGCCGCCCTGTAAAATTGTTTCCCAGATACAGAACATGGCAGGAGGCCCAACATTTTGAACATTACAGGCAAAAAGCGGGATTAGGACAAGCTAGAAAGCAAGGTTTTCATTCAAGATGAAGGAAGAATTTCATCATCCCAGGCTCTCAGTATGTGAGATTGGCCTTGGTATGTTGGGTTCTTCTTGGCATTATTTTGACAAGACCTAAGAAATCTGCTGCTCTTACAACTGAAAAGCATGATGTTATTCTCAAGAAATATCTGATATTTTGGATGacaaatgtggaatctaaaatgcCTTAGTAGACAATACTTTAGTGTCAAAGTTTCAGATTTTCAGTAAAGTGTGGTTGGGGAGTGGGTAAAAGTGAAGTTGAAATAATAGTCTTctctttatgtatatgtatatttatgtgtttttgtATGTGGAACACAGTTTAGAGTTAAATGGTAATACATATTTCTAAAGAAATAAGACTACAGTATTTGCTTAGTATTTTAACCTATGTAACTATTTTGAatagaaatacatatttacaaaTTTACAAATTATTTGATGAAAGCTACAGTGTAAATAATATcctcaataaataaattaaaagtagaagccacacaagtatataataaatacaaaaataagataTAGGAATAGAATAAGACTTTTGTTATTAATATGGTTGAAATTAAATTTCACTTTAAGGTTTAGACTCCACATTTTGTTGGAAACATTCCAAcgatataatatttaaaaaagataaCCACAGAAGTTTCAATGAGAACTTAAAGGATGAAAAAATGTAACACAaagttgctttaaaaataaaagtatagtaATATTAATATTGTGTCCCTTTTTTGTTTTACCTATTGATGAActtgattatttgtattttttgctAATTAACTTACTCCAAATATTTAAGAATCCAAAACAGAGTGGTATATCTACTAAAATACTCCTGTAGCATTTATAAATCATAAATCAAATTATTGATATCTAAGTATTTCATATATCAACTGCGTGTAGTAGAAGTCACACCATAGCTAAATGATAAGCAGTTATTTTAGGAGATAACTTGTTGAGTAAAAACAACGAGGTCTTTGAGATAACACGTCTCTGATACAGTCTCAACCTTGCCACTTATTTTATGTGATTTGACCAAGTTATTAACACTTTGAGTGTCATTTCCTCATCTCAAAAATGGGATGAGTCTTACCTTTAAAAGCTAGCTGTGAGGATTCATCATTAAATGCCAACATTATATAAAACATGCAAAGTTCTCTGACTCATTCTCTGAATGTTTTGGTGTTCTAGAaattgaaattttcttctttttctatgaaGTACAAAGTTTAAGTGAGATATGCAAAAAATAATGCTctttttgatttgtttgtttcttgaaaCTAGGGTAATGAATAGTTTTGAATTGACACCATAAGGAGGACTATCTGGTGATCCTGGTAATTTTGTCCTCAGATGTTTTTAGATTCATTATGtgctagagggaaaaaaatatttagtgtCAACAGAAATAGAAACCTGGCCAAATAAAGAATgtcaaaaaaatttaatgtatatttttaaatagttcaaTAAGGATAACAAATTTTATCATAAACTCAGACATAAAACACAGTCCTGTGAAACCAGAAGCTCACTGTCAGTGGGAGCTTTCATGTAGAAACTGAATGCTCATCTATCAAGAATGCCACGGATGAAAATTAACATGTGGTGGTAACCTTAGGATATGATTAGATAGTAAGATATTATTAGAGCTTTAAGCAACAGGGTAAAGGTTTGTCTCTCAGGAATAAATGTCAGCAACAACTATATCAACATTAATTAGAAGAAAAGAGAACATCAATTTAGATATTAACAGTTAGAAAGATGAACTTACTATTTTCTAAAGAATGTGGCTGGGCATTCTAAAGATTCTAGATCACAGCTGTGGCCTTACAAGGGCTGGTGACTGTGGTATTTGGATGAAAAGATTTGACAATCTCTTTTTCCTACAAGACTTTTCATCCCAGGGGGTTTctattcttttccttcccttttttctctattttcctagAGTAGTACCTGTAGATGGGCAGTGGATCCAGTCTCAGGGGGGCTGGTATCAGCAAAGCAACCATCCACTGGAGGAAATGAGAAGATCTGTTGATGTCCAGAATAAGATGGAGTGTCTGTGCTGGAGGAAGATTTATGCTGGCTTCTCCTAGCCCTCACCGGTCCCTAGTGGCCTCTTTGTTAAGCAAAGTGCTTTACTTAGCTCAGATATTCTGGGGAACAAATCCTAGAGGCAATTAATTGAACATGGCATATGTGAAGAAGAGCAGATGTTTAGAAGCACTGTTAACCTAACTGTTGATGGGTTGCAGGAGGTGGAATGGTGTAGCTTAGGGCCTCTAGGGAGAGTAGTAAGGACCAGAGAATCGTTTAGGAATGAAATTAAAGAACACCTGGAGTAATAGAAGGAAGAGCTGCTCACAACTATAATTATATACACATTGCTATAGTTTGCTGTAAAATCAATAGTTTAAACTGTTGTAATATCCAGTGATGCAGGGGTCTCCATAAGCAAAACTTAAATTGAAATTAGGAATCTTGATTTCCTAGATTTAATTAGCATCcacaaaaaactggaaaaaaatatatgtactaaGTAAAATCTTAATTGACTAAATGAAGACCATTGTTTGGTAAATAAGacatataaaaagaaacagaggGGTAAGACTAAAGTAGGAGCAAGAGAAGAGCCCTAGAAAAAACTACTGCATAATACTAGGTTTCAGAAAGATTCTTGGCAGAAGTCAGAAACTTAAATTGAAAGGGGGAGAACTGTTAAAAACTATTTTGTTGTTTGTCAAATGTAACATCCTGAATTACTGGGCCTTGGTTTGTACACTATTAGTCCTCCAGTGACTGGCAAACTGTAGgtcttcaaatatatatatatttttaataaggaaactgaatctctatttctaatctatttcataaattaatatatatatatattttgagagggcatctctcatatttattgatcaaatggttgttaacaacaataaaattctgtataggggactcaatgcacaatcattaatcaaccccaagcctagttctcaacagtctccaatcttctgaagcataacgaacaagttcttacatggtgaacaaattcttacaaagtgaataagttcttacatggtgaacagtgcacagaaactttcagttttgatcacgcattatgaactataaacagtcaggtcaaatatgaaaattcctttgatttttatacttgatttatatgtgaatcccacatttctcccttattattattgttattattattattattttttttaataaaatgctgaagtggtaggtagatgcaagataaaggtagaaaacacagtttagtgctgtaagagggcaaatgtagatgatcaggtgtgtgcctatagactaagtattaatccaagctagacaagggcaaaaaaacatccatggatgcagaagatttctcttaaaacaggggggtggggttctaagcctcacctctgttgatccccaatttctcacctgatggcccccctgcgactgtgcctgccttaggttgttcctcctttgaggattCTTAccggtctctggctaaccagtcatcttccgaggccatacagggaaatgtaaagttggtaagtgagagagaagcactattgtttgaaaaggttggctttttacttctttgcagatttaagccctgtggcttttatgcacagcatttgtcttgatgtatctttaccacttggaagaattatgatactcggttatttcattatgaggcatgaattctacttaagggttgtaattaggaaagaagaagaaaagctatagaagtagcagacgaaagaaaacatgggaagattgattctttctttgacatatcttcttgtagagtaacataagcatgtataggttttaaactactaattaaattgcatacacacattaacataataggaatacagctacataaccaaagcagacctacaattaccagccatctccagtgaaaccaaaaaaaccagataggcaccctaggcatttgtgaaaatttatcaatgatatgatgtatattgtctaactgaatttgaatagtttgagaaaaatcagacaaattaaaaaaacacattcctgggaactgttcacatcccatatgttcttttaacagtagatagtctgtagtcgcaagattttggagtgctgcaacttgcacttctcctaattcttggttgagttccaacagtatagatccagtcaaatctgttgttttactgtatgcacaggccagcttagatatctccttcttcattcccatggcaagtccaggaaccagtgggatgaatgcagctacaactgcaacagcgccaggatctttgttgaagattttgatgttcatcttctggaatgactcttccagagaatgttgatgttggaagttcttcgtcatatcgtatattaattcattttctgggtagccaaattaggtttgatcctctatataaacacaaacaaaccctttgaacccactttgatatgccctttatatcattgtgaagaacttattggagatcaccacataggaactgctttttttttttttaagagaaaggaatattatcagaaaaatgtacttccatagctgatcatctgacaccctttaaatgatcaaaactaaggatatttaaagcatgctttaatcgttgatttacagttagttttatcctatcagggagtaatccccctttcctttcctttgtttttttttttgtcattaatctacaattacatgaagaacattatgttcactaggctctcccctataccccataaacctctttacagtcactgtccatcagcatagcaaaatgttttagaatcactaattgtcttctctgtgttgtacagcccactcctttctcccccaccattatgcatgctaatcataatacctcctttcttcttttcccccttatccctccctacccacccatccaccccagttcctttccctttggtacctgttagtccattcttgggttctgtgattctgctgctgttttattccttcagtttttcctttgttcttgtactccacagatgagtgaaatcatttggtatttctctttctctgcttggcttatttcactcagcataataccctctagctccatccatgttgttgcaaatggtaggatttgttttcctcttatggccgagtaatattccattgtgtatatgtaccacttcttctttatccattcatctactgatggacacttaggttgtttgcaattcttggctattttaaatagtgctgcgataaacataggggtgcatctgtctttttcaaacttgagtgctgccttcttagggtaaattcctaggagtgttattcctgggtcaaatggtaagtctattttgagcattttgaggaacctccatactgctttccaaatggttgaactaatttacattcccaccagcagtgtaggagggttcccctctctccacaacgtcaccagcatttgttgttgtttgtcttttgggtggcagccgtccttactggtgtgaggtgatacctcattgtagttttaatttgcatttctctgataattagtgatgtggagcatcttttcatgtgtctgttggccatctgtgtttcttttttggagaactgaccgttcagttcctctgcccattttttaattgtgttatttgttttttgtttgttgaggcgtgtgagctctttatatattctggacgtcaagcctttatcgggtgtgtcattttgaaatatattctcccatactgtagggttcctttttgttctattgatggtgtcttttgctgtacagaagcgtttcagcttaatgcagtcccacttgttcatttttgctgttgttttccttgcccggggagatatgttcaagaagaggttactcatgtttatgtctaagaggttttcgcctatgttttttctaagagttttatggtttcatgacttatattcaggtctttgatccatttcgaatttacttttgtgtatggggttagacaacagtccagtttcattctcctacatgtagctgtccagttttgccagcaccatctgttgaagagactgtcatttccccattgtatgtccatggctcttttgccgtatattaattggccatatatgtctgggttaatgtctggattctctagtctgttccattggtctgtggctctgctcttgtgccagtaccaaattgtcttgattacgatggctttgtagtagagcttgaagttggggagtgagattccccctactttattcttctttctcaggattgctttggctatttggagtctttggtgtttccatatgaatttttgaattatttgttccagttcattgaagaatgttgctggtaatttgatagggattgcatcaaatctgtatattgctttgggcaggatggccattttgacgatactaattcttcctagccatgagcatgggatgagtttccatttgttagtgtcccctttaatttctcttaatagtgatttgtagttttcagggtataggtctttcacttctctgattaggtttattcctaagtattttattctttttgatgcaattgtgaatggaattgttttactgatttctctttctattggttcattgttagtatataggaaagccacagatttccgtgtgttaattttgtatcctgaaaatttgctgtattctgatatcagttctagtagttttggagtggagtctttagggttttttatgtacaatatcatgtcatctgcaaatagtgacagtttaacttct from Manis pentadactyla isolate mManPen7 chromosome 9, mManPen7.hap1, whole genome shotgun sequence includes the following:
- the LOC118912120 gene encoding olfactory receptor 52K1-like, with the translated sequence MPSCNNSIPQPLVFVLAGIPGLESSHGWFSVPFFLGFVITVIGNSTILCIIWVEKSLHEPMFLLLALLSIVDLSLVSVTVPRMLGIFWMNAKEISFNACLTQMFFIPSFYVMESGILLAMAFDRFVAIWHPLRYATILANTMLAKMALAVLARAVTVLTPAPILVKRLESFQTHIIAYSYCAYMAVVQIACGDISNHIVYGLMVIVASVGFDLFFIILSYGLILGAVFQIPSWEARGKAFSTCGSHLCVIALFYSPVVFSVLAQILGYHMAPHLQIIIDNLYFLVPPMVNPLIYGARTKQMRKWVLRILHCHGE